One window of Papaver somniferum cultivar HN1 chromosome 9, ASM357369v1, whole genome shotgun sequence genomic DNA carries:
- the LOC113307611 gene encoding vegetative cell wall protein gp1-like, translating to MGTYKEIIKKGESDRSCASFLLGLLFSTSLMSCHSQVVAASMNKNSFLGYKFLKETAIQRCARTCGVTCPDKCGCDKIVIDYSCDDGGCQCQCQALYPPPSPPSPSPPPPPPPPQLSPPPQVSPPPPSPSPQVSTPPPPQLSPKHSPPPPLQPLPTPPSPPPASPTPTAPPACPSKPGGNCDREISITLPKLSPKQPKILCNYALTNPMMI from the exons ATGGGTACCTATAAAGAAATCATCAAGAAGGGCGAAAGCGACCGTAGTTGCGCTAGTTTTCTTCTAGGTTTACTGTTTTCTACAAGTCTCATGTCATGCCATTCGC AGGTAGTGGCTGCATCCATGAACAAAAACTCATTTCTTGGCTATAAATTTCTCAAGGAAACTGCAATACAGCGGTGCGCACGAACTTGTGGTGTTACATGTCCGGATAAATGTGGGTGCGACAAAATTGTCATCGATTACTCATGTGATGATGGAGGTTGCCAATGTCAGTGTCAAGCATTATATCCACCACCATCCCCACCTTCACcttcacctccaccaccaccaccaccacctcaactCTCACCTCCACCACAAGTTTCACCTCCTCCCCCTTCACCCTCTCCACAAGTCTCAACCCCTCCGCCTCCCCAACTCTCACCCAAACACTCTCCTCCACCCCCACTCCAACCATTGCCCACGCCTCCATCCCCACCCCCAGCCTCCCCAACACCAACAGCACCTCCAGCTTGTCCAAGTAAGCCAGGAGGAAATTGTGATAGAGAAATCAGTATTACGTTGCCAAAATTGAGTCCAAAGCAGCCGAAGATATTGTGCAACTACGCTCTAACTAA